Proteins encoded together in one Megasphaera vaginalis (ex Bordigoni et al. 2020) window:
- the rpoN gene encoding RNA polymerase factor sigma-54 produces MTTKIALSQAQQQEQQLRVYQLQSLHLLSLSNEELQDFLQQAYRENPLMDYRAPVKNHDNTADIWDFLAAPEEKKIKNYILEQLNPQLYSSQQWTLLSYLAELVDEDGFLVLEKKAFLARCPLPEGLFDSCLAILQSLNPPGICTASVTECLLEQLRRKKKLTPELSLLISAHWQDILKGNTTHLARTLSWSKQKLQQLVAVIKELHPYPLSGLTNGETNYIIPDIIVQKDTGSVQITLNDSWIGAYSLDKHYLEMMRTTTDKELKSYFKDSYYRCAFLLANVERRKKTLLSVATAIFNWQYDYILKHEPLKAMTLADIAEKTSLHCSTVSRAIKHKYIQLPTKTVPLRHLFQHSIKGELSSYTIKKRLLSLVEGENKLQPLGDNTLASLLSKEFNANVSRRVIAKYRTELHIPNSYHRKYTNT; encoded by the coding sequence ATGACAACCAAAATAGCCCTTTCTCAGGCGCAGCAGCAAGAACAGCAACTCCGCGTCTATCAGCTGCAATCGCTCCATTTACTCAGCTTGTCAAATGAAGAATTGCAAGATTTCCTGCAACAAGCGTACCGGGAAAATCCGTTGATGGACTACAGGGCTCCCGTCAAAAATCATGACAACACTGCAGATATCTGGGACTTTCTCGCGGCTCCTGAAGAGAAAAAAATAAAAAACTACATCTTGGAACAATTGAATCCCCAGCTGTATTCGTCCCAACAATGGACGCTATTGTCTTACTTAGCGGAATTAGTGGACGAAGACGGTTTTCTTGTTTTGGAAAAAAAGGCTTTCCTTGCACGCTGTCCGCTTCCGGAAGGACTGTTTGATTCTTGCCTCGCCATTTTACAAAGCCTGAATCCGCCGGGAATTTGTACAGCTTCCGTTACCGAATGCCTGCTGGAGCAATTACGCAGAAAAAAGAAATTGACACCGGAACTCTCCCTGTTAATCAGCGCCCATTGGCAGGACATTCTGAAAGGCAATACAACACATCTCGCGCGGACCTTATCCTGGTCAAAACAGAAACTTCAACAACTTGTCGCCGTCATAAAAGAATTGCACCCCTATCCCCTTTCAGGCCTGACCAACGGGGAAACGAACTATATCATACCTGACATTATCGTACAGAAAGATACTGGCTCCGTCCAAATCACGTTAAATGATAGCTGGATCGGCGCTTATTCACTGGACAAGCATTATTTGGAAATGATGCGGACGACGACGGACAAGGAGTTAAAAAGCTATTTTAAAGACAGCTATTATCGCTGTGCCTTTCTCCTCGCAAACGTGGAACGCAGAAAAAAAACGTTGCTTTCCGTAGCGACGGCTATTTTCAACTGGCAATATGACTATATCCTCAAGCATGAACCGTTAAAGGCAATGACCCTCGCCGATATTGCCGAAAAAACGTCGCTTCACTGTTCTACCGTCAGCAGAGCCATAAAACATAAATACATTCAACTGCCGACAAAAACGGTACCTTTACGTCACTTATTTCAACATAGCATAAAAGGAGAACTCTCTTCCTACACCATAAAAAAGCGCTTGCTCTCACTGGTCGAAGGAGAAAATAAATTACAGCCTTTGGGCGACAATACGCTGGCATCGTTGCTGTCAAAGGAATTCAACGCCAATGTTTCCAGGCGGGTCATCGCAAAATACAGGACAGAACTGCATATTCCCAATTCTTATCACAGGAAGTATACTAATACATAA
- a CDS encoding 4-hydroxybutyrate dehydrogenase, whose protein sequence is MQELMVKPTLLRFETCKEMADALLIDDNDVMLTNRYLYEPFFSKLHLPCHVVYQEEYGAGEPSDEMAEAIYADLPHAAKRIIAVGGGTIIDLAKFFSLRTAVPILDLYDGKIVPEKGRELIIVPTTCGTGSEVTNVAVLALQSRQTKKGLATDAFYADCAVLVPELLRTLPYRVFATSSIDALVHAVESALSPKASTTTKFFSYRAIEMIIQGYLQIRDHGRDARIPLLADFLLASTYAGIAFGNAGCAAVHAMSYPLGATYHVPHGESNYAMFTGVMKHYMNIKSDGEIAVLNAFIAALLTVSPGNVYEALADLLDRVLPRKPLREYGVTEADLQIFTDAVVNDQKRLTDNNFVPFTRDEYYTIYKELF, encoded by the coding sequence ATGCAGGAATTAATGGTCAAACCGACGCTGCTTCGGTTTGAAACGTGCAAGGAAATGGCAGACGCGTTGCTGATCGACGATAATGACGTCATGTTGACGAACCGCTATTTGTATGAACCGTTTTTTTCCAAGTTACATTTGCCGTGCCATGTCGTGTATCAAGAAGAATACGGCGCCGGCGAGCCGTCTGATGAGATGGCGGAGGCGATTTATGCCGATTTGCCGCACGCTGCAAAACGCATTATTGCCGTTGGCGGCGGTACGATTATTGATTTGGCGAAATTCTTTTCATTACGGACCGCTGTGCCGATCCTCGATCTTTACGACGGAAAGATTGTGCCCGAAAAAGGACGGGAACTGATCATCGTGCCGACGACTTGCGGTACCGGCAGTGAAGTGACCAATGTGGCCGTTCTGGCGCTGCAGAGCAGACAGACCAAAAAAGGGCTGGCGACGGATGCGTTTTATGCGGACTGCGCTGTCCTCGTGCCGGAATTGCTGCGAACGCTGCCGTATCGTGTGTTTGCAACAAGCTCCATTGACGCGTTGGTTCATGCCGTGGAATCCGCCTTGTCACCGAAGGCCTCTACGACGACGAAATTTTTCAGCTATCGAGCGATTGAAATGATCATTCAAGGCTATCTGCAGATTAGGGACCACGGAAGGGATGCGAGGATCCCGTTGCTGGCAGATTTTCTGTTGGCCAGCACCTATGCGGGCATCGCCTTCGGAAATGCCGGCTGCGCCGCCGTTCATGCCATGAGTTATCCGTTAGGCGCTACGTATCATGTGCCTCACGGCGAATCAAATTACGCCATGTTTACAGGCGTGATGAAGCATTATATGAACATTAAGTCGGATGGAGAAATTGCCGTTTTAAATGCTTTTATCGCCGCTTTGCTTACTGTATCTCCCGGCAATGTATATGAGGCATTGGCGGATTTGCTCGATCGGGTGCTGCCGAGAAAGCCCCTTCGGGAATACGGCGTGACGGAAGCGGATTTGCAGATTTTTACGGATGCCGTCGTCAATGACCAGAAACGCTTGACGGACAATAACTTTGTTCCGTTTACAAGAGATGAATATTACACGATTTACAAGGAACTGTTTTAA
- a CDS encoding acyl carrier protein, with translation MSEEVTFEKVKGIVVEQLGVDEKEVKMEAAFIDDLGADSLDIVELIMAFEEEFNIEIPDDVAEKIKTVKDTVDYIEKEKKA, from the coding sequence ATGAGCGAAGAAGTTACTTTTGAAAAAGTTAAAGGTATCGTTGTTGAACAGCTCGGTGTTGACGAAAAAGAAGTCAAGATGGAAGCTGCTTTTATCGATGATTTAGGCGCTGATTCCTTGGATATCGTTGAATTAATCATGGCTTTCGAAGAAGAATTCAATATCGAAATTCCCGATGATGTGGCGGAAAAGATCAAAACTGTAAAAGATACGGTGGATTACATCGAAAAAGAAAAAAAAGCATAA
- the fabF gene encoding beta-ketoacyl-ACP synthase II: protein MEKRVVITGLGVISPVGNGKDAFWQSVLAGQSGIGPITHFDAAEYTVRIAGEVKDFTITDYGIDRKEARHMDSYTQYAVAAAALALKDGAIDLAQEDRDRIGTIIGSGIGGMETLHNLYQGLFDKGPSRVNPFVVPKMIGNMAAGQVSITFGLNGHCAGVVTACATGTNSIGDAYRMIQRGELDAALAGGTEAAVSPGAVAGFAAMKALSTRNDDPTHASRPFDKDRDGFVMGEGAGVILLEELEHARKRGAHIYCELGGYGSNADAYHITAPAPEGVQQAKCMALALADAGVSAEAVDYVNAHGTSTHLNDLNESKAICTVFGDHAKEMLVSSTKSMTGHLLGAAGAIEAIVCALTIDNGRVHPTANFIEGDDEIKAMGLNYVPGQAVAADVQVAISNSFGFGGHNATLLFKKFADA, encoded by the coding sequence TTGGAAAAACGAGTAGTAATTACGGGGTTAGGCGTTATTTCTCCCGTCGGCAACGGCAAGGATGCGTTTTGGCAGTCCGTTTTGGCAGGACAAAGCGGCATCGGGCCGATTACCCATTTTGATGCAGCCGAATATACGGTGCGTATAGCCGGTGAAGTGAAAGATTTTACCATTACCGATTACGGCATTGACCGGAAGGAAGCGCGTCACATGGATTCCTATACGCAGTATGCCGTAGCTGCCGCCGCCTTGGCCTTGAAGGATGGCGCCATCGATTTGGCTCAGGAAGACCGGGATCGCATCGGTACGATCATCGGTTCAGGCATTGGCGGTATGGAAACGCTTCATAATCTTTATCAGGGACTTTTCGACAAAGGACCGTCCCGAGTCAATCCTTTCGTCGTACCGAAAATGATCGGGAATATGGCAGCCGGCCAGGTATCCATTACCTTTGGCCTGAACGGCCATTGTGCCGGTGTCGTTACGGCTTGCGCTACCGGCACGAATTCGATCGGCGACGCTTATCGCATGATTCAGCGCGGTGAATTGGACGCCGCCCTTGCCGGCGGTACGGAAGCCGCCGTTTCCCCCGGCGCCGTAGCAGGCTTTGCAGCGATGAAGGCGCTCAGTACGCGCAACGATGATCCGACGCATGCATCCCGGCCTTTTGATAAAGATCGTGATGGGTTCGTCATGGGCGAAGGGGCCGGCGTTATTCTGCTGGAAGAGTTGGAACATGCCAGAAAACGCGGCGCACATATTTACTGTGAACTTGGCGGTTATGGTAGCAATGCCGACGCCTATCACATTACGGCGCCCGCTCCGGAAGGTGTGCAGCAAGCCAAATGCATGGCGTTGGCTCTCGCCGATGCCGGTGTTTCTGCTGAGGCCGTTGATTATGTCAATGCGCACGGCACCTCGACACACCTTAATGATTTGAATGAATCCAAAGCGATTTGTACCGTTTTCGGCGACCATGCCAAGGAGATGCTCGTCAGCTCGACGAAGTCCATGACCGGTCATTTGTTGGGCGCCGCCGGTGCCATTGAAGCGATTGTCTGTGCGTTGACGATCGATAACGGTCGCGTTCATCCGACTGCTAATTTTATCGAAGGAGACGATGAAATCAAAGCGATGGGTCTCAACTATGTTCCTGGCCAGGCTGTTGCCGCCGATGTTCAGGTTGCCATTTCCAATTCTTTCGGTTTTGGCGGTCATAATGCGACACTCTTATTTAAAAAGTTCGCTGATGCGTAG
- a CDS encoding AMP-binding protein: MNFFDMNPEFAAHTLFVDNAGNNYTYQDWYRHAQNLKTVLRPRSLAFVICHNRPAAALSYLCCLQNGIVPLLLDAALEKNLYAQLLHRYEPHYIFRPICPTDTQPLYSLEDYGVFSYASTPLVLHPDLALLLTTSGSTGSPKLVRQSYANIQANAASIAAYLCLTEADRPVSTLPLHYTFGLSVLNSHLLVGAAEYLTEDTVFDPSFWDFCKDFHVTSLAGVPFTYECLNRLHFCNMHLPDLTLMIQAGGKLSARLHKEFASFAYKTNKRFIVMYGQTEATARMSYLPHPYSLSKIGSIGIPIPGGTFRIMEDEKTEITQPHVRGELCYEGPNVTLGYAQCRSDLALGDQRHGRLLTGDIAYKDEDGFYYIAGRKKRFLKIQGKRVNLDEIESIIKNAYPRLECACTGFDDNLCLFVAESAVSADTLEDFLVSKTGLHPATITIRKLADIPKTTTGKIAYTVLKDLL; this comes from the coding sequence ATGAATTTTTTTGACATGAACCCCGAATTTGCAGCTCATACTCTTTTTGTCGATAATGCCGGAAATAACTACACCTATCAAGACTGGTACCGTCATGCCCAAAATCTAAAAACCGTCTTACGGCCGCGCTCCTTGGCCTTTGTCATCTGTCACAACCGACCGGCGGCGGCGTTATCCTATCTTTGCTGTCTCCAAAACGGAATTGTTCCTTTGTTGCTGGACGCCGCCTTGGAAAAGAACTTATACGCGCAATTGCTGCACCGATATGAGCCGCACTATATTTTTCGCCCCATCTGTCCGACCGACACACAGCCCCTCTATTCCCTTGAGGATTACGGCGTTTTTTCCTATGCATCGACACCGCTTGTTCTTCATCCCGATTTGGCTCTGCTGCTCACTACGTCCGGGAGTACGGGAAGCCCGAAGCTCGTGCGGCAAAGCTACGCGAACATACAAGCCAATGCCGCCTCTATTGCCGCCTATCTGTGCTTGACCGAAGCGGATCGTCCCGTGTCCACCTTACCGCTGCACTATACCTTCGGCCTATCCGTATTGAACAGCCATCTCCTCGTAGGCGCTGCGGAATACTTGACAGAAGACACCGTATTTGACCCTTCGTTTTGGGATTTCTGCAAAGACTTTCACGTCACCTCCCTGGCCGGTGTTCCCTTTACCTATGAATGCCTGAATCGCCTTCACTTCTGCAACATGCATTTGCCGGATTTGACCTTGATGATTCAAGCTGGCGGAAAATTATCCGCCAGGCTACACAAAGAATTCGCCAGCTTCGCCTATAAGACCAACAAGCGTTTCATCGTCATGTACGGGCAAACGGAAGCTACGGCGCGCATGTCCTACTTGCCGCACCCGTACAGTTTATCCAAAATCGGCAGCATCGGCATCCCGATTCCCGGCGGAACGTTTCGGATTATGGAGGACGAAAAAACGGAAATCACGCAGCCCCATGTACGTGGTGAACTCTGTTACGAAGGCCCCAATGTCACCTTGGGCTATGCCCAGTGCCGTTCCGACCTTGCTCTGGGCGACCAACGTCACGGAAGATTGTTAACCGGAGATATTGCCTACAAAGATGAAGACGGATTTTACTATATTGCAGGAAGAAAAAAACGATTTCTGAAAATACAAGGAAAACGGGTAAATCTTGACGAAATCGAAAGTATCATAAAAAACGCTTATCCTCGCCTTGAATGTGCCTGTACCGGATTCGATGACAACCTCTGCCTGTTTGTCGCCGAATCAGCCGTTTCCGCCGATACGCTGGAAGACTTTTTGGTCTCCAAAACCGGTTTACATCCGGCAACGATTACAATACGTAAGCTGGCCGACATTCCTAAAACTACGACAGGAAAAATCGCCTATACCGTATTGAAAGACTTACTTTAA
- a CDS encoding NAD(P)H-dependent flavin oxidoreductase, which translates to MKLPELKIGKLIAKVPIIQGGMAIRLSTAPLAAAVANEGGIGLIAASGMPFDELRYEIQLAKKMAPDGIIGINVMVAAREFKGLVATAIDEGIDLVVAGAGFSRDMFAWGKESGTPIVPIVSSAKLAKISQSLGAAAIIVEGAEAGGHLGTNRSSRDIVPEVRAVVDLPVIGAGGVLHGEDIAAMLRLGANGVQMGSRFAASVEANGSDELKKVYLRANNPEDFILVHSPVGLPGQAIRTPFSEKILMDKAPKPVVCDSCLKKCSHKYCIIRALTRAQQGDVETGLVFSGKRMREIHEILSVKEIFAYLKREMEEIPD; encoded by the coding sequence GTGAAGCTGCCGGAGTTAAAAATAGGTAAGCTTATCGCAAAAGTACCGATCATCCAAGGCGGGATGGCCATTCGCCTGTCAACGGCGCCTTTGGCGGCAGCTGTTGCAAATGAAGGCGGTATAGGACTCATCGCCGCATCCGGTATGCCTTTCGATGAGTTGCGGTATGAAATTCAATTGGCCAAAAAAATGGCTCCTGACGGAATCATAGGTATTAATGTAATGGTAGCGGCTCGTGAGTTTAAGGGCCTGGTTGCCACTGCAATTGATGAAGGAATCGATCTGGTTGTCGCAGGCGCAGGCTTTTCCCGCGATATGTTCGCATGGGGAAAAGAATCGGGCACGCCTATTGTCCCGATTGTGTCATCAGCGAAACTGGCGAAAATATCCCAATCCCTGGGTGCGGCTGCGATTATTGTTGAAGGCGCGGAAGCAGGCGGGCATTTGGGAACCAATCGTTCGAGCCGTGATATTGTACCGGAAGTACGGGCTGTCGTCGACCTTCCCGTAATCGGCGCCGGCGGTGTACTGCACGGTGAAGACATTGCGGCCATGCTCCGTTTGGGAGCAAACGGCGTGCAGATGGGCAGTCGCTTTGCGGCGAGTGTGGAAGCGAATGGTTCGGACGAATTGAAAAAGGTCTATTTACGTGCGAATAACCCGGAAGATTTTATCCTGGTTCACAGTCCTGTCGGTCTTCCCGGACAGGCGATCCGCACTCCTTTTTCGGAAAAAATACTCATGGACAAGGCGCCGAAGCCCGTCGTCTGTGATTCCTGTCTGAAAAAATGCAGTCACAAATACTGCATTATTCGGGCGTTGACACGGGCGCAGCAGGGCGATGTCGAAACGGGACTCGTCTTTTCCGGTAAACGGATGCGCGAAATTCATGAGATTCTGTCTGTGAAGGAAATATTTGCCTATTTGAAACGTGAAATGGAAGAAATTCCTGACTGA
- a CDS encoding sigma-54 interaction domain-containing protein codes for MKKISIFSTVNEAAERLNDIIEHSFDGIFITDGEANVLKMNQAYTDITGLKKEDLLGKNMLDLVKDKVISQSGSLIVMKTRKPVTLQQYFKTKKQALITSSPILDKSGQLIMIVTNVRDLTEIYNLKQEVMEKTAKMERLRLELSHLQEISNTEQLIVYDDASLSVLLLSRRVAPMDTTVMLLGETGVGKEVMAKYIYQHSIRSKNSFIKINCGAIPPALIESELFGYEKGAFTGANKNGKMGLFELANNGTLFLDEVGELPKDMQVKLLRALQEQEIVRVGGTTPIKINTRIIAATNRNLEEMVQMNKFREDLYYRLTVFPIYIPPLRVRKKDITPLANFFLENLNKKYSFKKTLTPTSIQLLHEYNWPGNIRELKNIIERAVIISSKDEIAPHDLHLHSHSGLNVYNEEETSALGNTLHLPETSNLKDTLDKIECHYLDHAYNYYGNVRDAAKSLNMTASTFVRKRQRFERKEKKTDAVTEDTTE; via the coding sequence ATGAAAAAAATTTCTATTTTCTCCACTGTAAACGAGGCTGCTGAACGTTTAAATGACATTATAGAGCATTCCTTTGACGGTATTTTTATCACAGACGGAGAAGCAAACGTATTGAAAATGAATCAGGCCTATACGGACATTACGGGCTTAAAAAAAGAAGATCTCCTTGGGAAAAACATGCTTGATCTCGTAAAAGACAAGGTCATTTCTCAATCGGGATCGTTGATTGTCATGAAAACAAGAAAGCCTGTTACGCTGCAGCAATACTTTAAAACGAAAAAACAGGCACTGATTACGAGTTCCCCTATTCTCGACAAATCGGGCCAGCTCATCATGATCGTCACGAATGTCCGTGATCTGACGGAAATTTATAATTTAAAGCAGGAAGTAATGGAAAAAACGGCAAAAATGGAACGTCTGCGCTTGGAATTGAGCCACCTGCAGGAAATCTCCAACACCGAACAGTTAATTGTCTACGACGATGCGTCCCTGTCCGTCCTTCTGCTTTCCCGGCGCGTAGCGCCTATGGATACGACGGTCATGCTGCTAGGTGAAACGGGCGTCGGCAAAGAAGTAATGGCTAAATATATCTACCAACACAGTATCCGTTCAAAAAACAGCTTCATCAAAATCAATTGCGGTGCAATTCCGCCTGCCCTGATTGAGAGTGAACTGTTCGGCTATGAAAAAGGGGCCTTTACCGGCGCTAATAAAAATGGCAAAATGGGACTTTTCGAACTCGCCAATAACGGCACCTTATTTCTCGACGAAGTCGGAGAATTACCAAAAGACATGCAAGTAAAATTATTACGCGCATTACAAGAACAGGAAATCGTCCGAGTCGGCGGAACAACGCCGATAAAAATCAATACCCGCATCATTGCCGCGACGAACAGAAACTTGGAAGAAATGGTGCAAATGAATAAATTCCGGGAAGATTTATATTACAGATTGACCGTTTTTCCTATTTATATTCCGCCCTTGCGCGTCCGAAAAAAGGATATTACGCCGCTAGCCAATTTTTTCTTGGAAAACTTGAACAAAAAATACAGCTTCAAAAAGACACTGACACCTACCTCTATTCAATTACTTCACGAATATAACTGGCCGGGAAATATCCGTGAATTGAAAAACATCATCGAACGCGCCGTCATCATCAGTTCAAAAGACGAAATAGCCCCCCATGATTTACATCTTCACTCCCATTCAGGATTGAATGTCTATAATGAAGAAGAAACTTCCGCCCTCGGAAATACGTTACACCTCCCGGAAACGTCAAATTTAAAAGACACGCTGGATAAAATAGAATGTCACTATTTAGATCACGCGTATAATTACTACGGAAATGTTCGGGATGCAGCAAAAAGCCTGAATATGACAGCCTCCACATTCGTCAGAAAACGGCAACGTTTTGAAAGAAAGGAGAAAAAAACAGACGCCGTCACGGAAGACACGACTGAATGA
- the fabG gene encoding 3-oxoacyl-[acyl-carrier-protein] reductase: MLLTGKTAVITGGSRGIGRAIAVALAREGANVAVIYAGNTAAAEETVRLIEAAGARAVALQCDVAQEEAVAAMVKAVMEAFGTIDILVNNAGITRDGLLMRMKQADWQAVINTNLNGMFYCAKEVTKIMMKKRSGAIVNLSSVVGLTGNAGQANYAAAKAGVIGFTKSLAKELASRNIRANVIAPGFIDTDMTAVLSDAAKDDLKRSIPLGRAARPEEVAEAVLFLVSEKASYITGQVLNVDGGMVM; this comes from the coding sequence ATGCTTTTAACAGGTAAAACTGCCGTTATTACCGGTGGTTCGCGCGGCATTGGCAGAGCTATTGCCGTTGCTCTCGCCAGGGAAGGCGCCAATGTCGCCGTCATCTATGCAGGAAATACGGCGGCGGCGGAAGAAACGGTCCGGCTCATTGAAGCGGCCGGGGCGAGAGCGGTGGCGCTGCAATGCGATGTGGCGCAAGAAGAGGCCGTTGCCGCAATGGTCAAGGCAGTCATGGAAGCTTTCGGCACTATCGATATTTTGGTCAATAACGCCGGCATTACGCGGGACGGACTGTTGATGCGCATGAAGCAGGCTGATTGGCAGGCTGTGATCAACACGAATTTGAACGGCATGTTCTATTGTGCAAAAGAAGTGACGAAAATCATGATGAAGAAGCGCAGCGGCGCTATCGTCAACCTTTCGTCCGTCGTCGGTCTTACGGGCAACGCGGGACAGGCGAATTATGCGGCTGCCAAAGCCGGCGTTATCGGTTTTACAAAATCCCTTGCCAAAGAATTGGCAAGCCGGAATATCCGGGCCAATGTTATTGCCCCCGGATTTATCGATACGGACATGACTGCGGTTCTGAGCGATGCCGCAAAAGACGATCTGAAACGATCCATTCCACTGGGGCGGGCCGCTCGGCCTGAAGAGGTGGCGGAAGCCGTTCTGTTCCTGGTTTCCGAAAAAGCCAGTTATATTACCGGCCAAGTCCTTAATGTAGACGGCGGCATGGTGATGTAA
- a CDS encoding elongator complex protein 3 gives MMKLSIIPIFIPHIGCPYRCVFCNQWKITGRHTVPDGAAVERLIRRYVEHDAGRRRWEVAFYGGSFTAMPAALQEELLRPAYAALQKGIIEGIRCSTRPDCITEAVLDRLAQYGLKTVELGVQSMDDTVLQRAKRGHTAADVGQATALLRRRRFAVGHQLMPGLPGESWRSLVLTTTAICRLKPDFTRIYPVVVIADTELAAAYRQGTYVPLTVAAGVERAAYMKQAFAETGIPCIRTGLQATEELDDGVQVLGGAYAPAMGEMVDTLRYRQQLFAVLDTLTKGGEITVSYGRRDTSRARGYKNSTKRAAAHYGTVRWQEDNGLPEGTLLVTTREHCWQIIVGQGKALQRY, from the coding sequence ATGATGAAGCTATCAATCATTCCGATTTTTATTCCCCATATCGGTTGTCCTTACCGCTGTGTCTTCTGTAATCAGTGGAAAATCACCGGCAGGCATACGGTTCCTGACGGTGCGGCAGTAGAACGGCTCATTCGCCGTTACGTCGAACACGATGCCGGCAGGCGGCGTTGGGAAGTTGCTTTTTACGGCGGCAGCTTTACGGCGATGCCGGCGGCGCTGCAGGAAGAACTCCTTCGTCCGGCGTATGCGGCACTGCAGAAGGGGATTATTGAGGGAATCCGCTGCTCGACGCGTCCGGACTGTATTACGGAAGCTGTGCTCGATCGTCTGGCGCAATATGGGCTGAAGACGGTCGAATTGGGCGTTCAATCGATGGATGACACCGTATTGCAGCGGGCCAAACGGGGACATACGGCCGCAGATGTCGGGCAGGCTACGGCTCTGCTGCGCCGGCGTCGGTTTGCCGTCGGTCATCAGTTGATGCCGGGACTGCCGGGAGAAAGTTGGCGGAGTCTGGTGTTGACGACGACGGCAATCTGTCGTCTGAAACCGGATTTTACCCGTATTTATCCTGTCGTTGTCATTGCGGATACGGAGCTGGCGGCGGCATACCGACAAGGAACTTATGTGCCGCTGACCGTTGCGGCAGGCGTCGAGCGGGCGGCTTACATGAAGCAGGCCTTTGCTGAGACCGGGATTCCCTGTATCCGTACGGGACTGCAGGCGACGGAGGAACTGGATGACGGCGTACAGGTTTTGGGCGGCGCCTATGCGCCGGCAATGGGGGAAATGGTGGACACGCTGCGTTACCGGCAGCAGCTTTTCGCTGTCCTTGACACCTTGACAAAAGGCGGAGAAATTACCGTTTCCTATGGCCGACGCGATACTTCCCGGGCAAGAGGATATAAGAACAGCACGAAAAGAGCGGCGGCGCACTATGGAACTGTCCGCTGGCAGGAAGACAACGGACTGCCGGAAGGCACGCTCCTCGTTACGACGCGGGAACACTGCTGGCAGATCATCGTCGGACAAGGGAAGGCGCTACAACGCTATTAA
- the rnc gene encoding ribonuclease III, with translation MKGERKRQLERFVLTLGLPRFHDLNLLDRALTHSSYANENKFHHIFHNERLEFLGDAILDLVVGEYLYRHYPNMPEGELSKARASVVSETPLASVCCDFHMGDYLLLGKGEAATGGKTRPSILADAFEAVVGAIYLDSSYQAAQTFILCRLRPYLQLVDSGNYGKDYKTLFQEFVQRKGEQSIAYFLDHEEGPDHNKTFYMAVAVNGRVLGKGAGKTKKDAEQHAAHEALKTLNALV, from the coding sequence ATGAAGGGTGAGAGAAAGCGACAATTGGAACGGTTTGTCCTTACGCTGGGACTGCCCCGTTTTCACGATTTGAATCTCCTTGATCGGGCATTGACGCATTCGTCATATGCCAATGAAAACAAGTTTCACCATATTTTTCATAACGAACGGCTGGAATTCTTAGGCGATGCCATTCTTGATCTGGTCGTTGGCGAGTATTTATACCGTCATTATCCGAATATGCCGGAGGGAGAGTTGTCCAAAGCCAGAGCCAGCGTTGTCAGTGAAACGCCGCTGGCTTCCGTCTGCTGTGATTTCCATATGGGCGATTACCTGCTTCTCGGCAAGGGAGAGGCGGCAACGGGCGGAAAAACGCGTCCGAGCATATTGGCAGACGCCTTTGAAGCCGTCGTCGGAGCGATCTATCTTGATTCTTCCTACCAGGCGGCGCAGACCTTTATTCTCTGTCGGCTGCGGCCTTATTTGCAGCTCGTCGATTCCGGTAATTACGGCAAAGATTATAAGACGCTCTTTCAGGAATTTGTGCAGCGCAAAGGAGAGCAGTCCATCGCGTATTTTCTGGATCATGAAGAGGGGCCGGATCATAACAAGACGTTTTATATGGCCGTTGCCGTCAACGGCCGTGTTCTTGGCAAAGGCGCCGGCAAGACGAAAAAAGATGCGGAACAACATGCTGCGCATGAAGCGTTGAAAACGTTGAACGCATTGGTGTAA